The segment TCGCCGGGATGCGTCCGCTCGAGCCACCACCGCAACTTGGGCGCACCCCAACTGGGCCGCGCCTGACGCGCGAGCAACACGCGCGCGTGCCACCGCGCCAACGCCTGGCTCACCTGTTTGGGGCGGCCCGGTTGTCGCGCAACCAGCCCGTTTACCCCCTGAGCCACATACCTCGCCGCCCACTTGTAAGCGGTCGTGCGGCTCACGCCAAACCGCGCGCACAACGCGGTCACCGACACCGTGCCTCGCGTCATCTCCCGAGCGAGAGCCTGACGCTGCTGCTCCGCCGTTTTGATCTTCCAGGGCATCGCACCCCAGAAAAAGTGTCAGCGGATTTATGGCACTAAGTGTAAACGAATATGTGGCACTGTGCCCTCCCGGCCGCTCCGTTCTTGCCCCTCGACGCAACACCTTGTTGGCTCCTGCTGCCTCGCGCCGGAACCCCGCACTCTCTGTGACGCATGCCTTGGATGGCGAACTGACGCATATCAACGATGAGCGCAGTCCGTGGATTGGGCTGCGCCGACCGGCGGGTATGCTGAGCGCGACGATAGGGATGGCCTGCCCCGCTGCACACCGTCCGATTTTCTGTCCCATAGTTTGCATGGACATCCCCTCGCCTCCCTTCCTTTAGCATCTCTCTTATGCTGGCTTGGTCACGTGCGTCCTGCGCCGAAGCGTCGGACAATCCGCGACCTCTTCCAAAACCAACATGAAATCCCCTGATTATCTTCAGCAACTCTTCGGTCTGAGCGGCAAAGTCGCCGTCGTCATCGGCGGCACCGGCGAATTGTGCGGCGCCATGGCCGAAGGCCTGGCCGGCGCCGGCGCCGAGGTCGTGATCGTCGGCCGCAATGCCGAGAAGGCCAAGGCCCGGATCGACAAGATCGCCGCCGCCGGCGGCAAGGCGTGGTTCCACGCCGCCGAGGCCACGAGCAAAGCCGAAGTGCAGGGCCTCCTCGATGCCGTGCTGAAAAAATCCGGCCAGGTCGACGTGGTCGTCAACGGCGCCGGCATCAACTCCGCCACGCCGTTCTTCGACATCAGCGAGGAGGAGTTCGAGCGCATTCTCCGTGTCAACGTCAAGGGCGTGTTCCTCGGCTGCCAGGTGTTTGGCAAATACCTCGTCGAGCGCGGCCAGGGCGGCTCGATCATCAACCTCGGCTCGATGTCCGGCGTCGTGCCGCTTTCCCGCGTGTTCACCTACTCCGCCTCCAAGGGCGCGGTGCACAATCTCTCGCTCAACCTCGCGCGCGAATGGGCGCCGCACCGCGTGCGCGTGAACGTCCTCGTCCCCGGTTTCTTTCCCGCCGAGCAAAACCGCAAGGTGCTCACGCCCGACCGCGTCACCGCGATCATGGGCCACACGCCCGCCAAGCGCTTTGGCGAAGCGCGCGAGCTGATCGGCGCCACGCTGCTGCTCGCCTCCGACGCCGCCGGCTCGTTCATCACCGGCGAAGAGCTGATCGTCGACGGCGGCTACCACGCGATGACGATCTGAAAAATCTCAAACGCCAACCTCCCAAGCTCCAAAGAATACCCGCGGGACCAGAGAGCCAACCTCCCGATCTCTTTGGTGTTTGGGTTCTGGCGTTTGGAATTTTCTACCCCCGAGTCCCGATCTCCGGCCTTCGTTTCCGCCCCTCAACTCTCATCCCTCAACTCTCAACCGATCGGGCACTCCGCTCTCAGCTCTCGGCTCTGGACTCGCCGCTCTCAGCTCTGGACTCCCCTCTCATGAACCCCATCAATCAATTCCTCCTCACCCACAATCTGCGGATTGCGCAGAACCCGTGCGTCAGCCCGGACTTCTGCCTCGATTGGGGTGCGCTCAGCGGCAAGATCGTCGCCGGGGCTCCGCTGCGCCACTGGCCGCGCAGCCGGTTCCAGACCGCCGCCGGCACGTGGTCGCTGCTGGAGGACGATGTTACCGGCGATTGCGCCTGGCAGCTGGAGGCGCGCACGCCCGGCACGATCGCCGGGCTGCTCGACGGTGGCGTGGCGCTCGACGGCTCGCTCGCAGTGTATCCCGCCACGTGGACGAACCTGCTCCGGTTGAAAAATCTCGTGCAGGAGCACGATGCCGCCTCGACGATCTTCCCCTCCGCCGCCGGTAACCTCGGTCAGAGTACGCTCGGCGTCGGCGCCCGGTTCACCACCCTGCACTGGCCCGCCGTCGACTGGGCGATGAGCGCGCTCGATCTCGGCGTCACCGCCAACCAGAACTCGATCCCGCGCGAGCTGGTTTACGACGTGAACGCCATGCTCGCCGGCCAGCTCGACACCGTGCCGTTCCCTTTCATCGGTACCAACGTCCCGGAAGGTCACCAAGGCCAGAGCGTCGAGGGCATGAGCCACGGTTGCGTGCTCACCAAGCTCAAGACCGGCTTTCACCAGCGCAAGATTCCGTGGAGCTTCAACGCCGACCACCAGCCGATCGGCGGCAAGTTCGACGCGCGTGAGGACCAGCTCGTCACCGGCTGCGTGCTCGCCAGCTACATCACGTTCGACCTCTCGCCCGAGCTCGCGCTCAACCAGCCCGCGAAACTCAGCGACGTGCCCGCTGACCTTGTCCAGAAGGTCCGCGCGCGCGTCGCCGCCGTCGGACTGCAGCTGAACGACGCCGACTTCAACGCGCTGCTCACCAAGGTGTGGCCCTCACTGCAGAAGATGCAGCGCCGCGACGAGAAATACGCCGCCGCCCGCGCCAAGCTGTTCACCACCGCCGCCGGCCGCGCCTATCTCCGCGAGCTCTCGATCGACGAACTTCCCGGGCTTACGACGCCCGAGACCACCGCGATCATGCTCGCGCTGTGCGAGACGATGGGGATGAAGATCAACTTCGTCGCGCCGGCGTTCGGTTTTCAAAAGAACATGCCGTACCCCGACAATGCGGCGCTGCGGGCGTTGATCCAGAAGCAGTGGGACGTCTGCAAAAAGTTCGACGCGAGCATCGGCTTCCATTCGGGCTCCGGCAAATCCGCCGAAAATTACCAGGTCATGGGCCAGGTCACGGGTGGCCGGCTCGAGATCAAAACCAGCGGCCGCTACACCTATGAGATGGGCAAGGCGCTCTTCGCCTCGAAGAATGCCGCCGATCATGCGCTGTGGCAGGATTGGTACAAGTTCACCGTCGAGCTCGCGCTCAAGGGCGCCGTTAGCACCGACGCGACCGAACAGAAGATGGCGCGCAGCTTCATCGTCGACGCGCTGAGCAAGTCCGGCAAACCGACCGATGTGTTCGCCTCGCCAGCCGCCACGCGCCAGGCAATCGAGGCGCTGCCGCCGAGCCCCGAGCACATGTTCTGGTTCGAATACAACTTCCTCTACGTGCTCGCTGGCGGCGGCAAACCGGAGAAATCCGCGCTCGGTGACCACTCGCCCGCGGGCTACCAGCAGCGCGCGCGGTTTTATTCGATCAGCGAGGAAGGCCGGCTGCTCTTTGCCAAAGGCATCGCCAGCTACCTGATCTTCCTCGCCGAAAACACCGGCCTTGCCACCAAGGAACGCTGCGCCGCCGCCGCGAAACTCCTCGCCGGCTACACCTCGCTCCGCGCCATGCTCAGCGACATCGCGCGGTAGCTCGTCCCATACGTCCTATAGGCCCATCCGGCTCTCAACTCTCAACCCTCAACTCTCAACTCCGGTGCGCCCCTTCATTCACGACGACTTCCTGCTGCACACCGATGCGGCTCGCGATCTCTACCACAGCTTCGCGAAGGCCGAGCCGATCTTCGACTATCACTGCCATCTGCCGCAGCAGCAGATCCTCGAGAATCACCAGTTCGCCGATCTCGCCGAGATCTGGCTCGGCGGCGATCACTACAAATGGCGCGCGATGCGCGCCAACGGCGTGAAGGAGCGGTTCTGCACCGGCGCCGCCACGCCGCGTGAGAAGTTCGACGCCTGGGTCGGCGCCGTGCCGCACACGCTGCGCAATCCGCTCTACCACTGGTCGCACCTCGAGCTCGCCCGCTACTTCGGGATTTTCGATCTCATCAACCAGAAGTCCGCCGACAAGATCTGGCGCGAGGCCAACGAGAAACTCGCGACGATGCGCGTCCACGACATCCTCGCTGCCAACAAGGTCGCCGTCATCTGCACGACCGACGACCCCGCCGACTCGCTCGAGCAGCACGAGAAGATCAAAAAGCTCGGGATCAAGACCCGCGTTTATCCGACCTTCCGGCCCGACAAGGCGCTGAACGTCGGCTCGCCCGCCGCCTACAACGCCTGGCTCGAGAAGCTCGCTGGCGCCGCGAAAACAAAGATCGCTTCCTTCGACGACTTCCTGAGCGCGCTGAAAAAACGCCACGACGACTTCCACGCCATCGGCGGCCGGCTCTCCGATCACGGCATGGAGAATTGCTACGCCGAGCCGTGCACGGCCACCGAAGCCCAGGCGATCTTCGACGCTGCGCGCGCCGGCCGTGCCGCGAGTGTCGCCGATCAGGCGAAGTTCGCGTCGTTCATGATGCTCGAGTTCGGCCGCTGGGATGCGAAGAAGGGCTGGACCAAACAACTTCACCTCGGCGCCCTGCGTAACAACAACACCCGGCTGCTCGCGACGCTCGGGCCCGACACCGGCTTCGACTCCATTGGCGATTTCCCGCAAACCCGCGCACTCAGCCGTTACCTCGACACGCTGGACTCGACCGACGAGCTGCCCCGCACCGTCCTCTACAATCTCAACCCTGCCGACAACTACGCGTTCGCGACGATGATCGGCAATTTCCAGGACGGCAGCGTGCCCGGCAAGATGCAGTTCGGCAGTGGCTGGTGGTTCCTCGACCAGAAGGAAGCGATGGAGTGGCAGATGAACGCGCTCTCCAACCAGGGCCTGCTCAGCCGGTTCGTCGGCATGCTCACCGACTCGCGCAGCTTCCTCAGCTACACGCGGCACGAATATTTCCGCCGCACGCTGTGCAACCTGATCGGCGCCGAAATGGAACGCGGCGAGATCCCGAACGATCGCGAGCTCGTCGGGCCGATGGTCCGCCGGATCTGCTTCGCCAACGCCCGCGAATACTTCCGGCTCGAACTGGATCCGTCCTTCCGCGGGTAGCTGGATTCCCCCGTACGGGCGCAGCTTGCTGCGCCCTAACGCCACACTGCGCCTGCAGCCGGGTCGCCGATCCCGGGTCTGCTTTACGGGGTTGCCGACTCGCCAAAAACTTCCACCCGCGCCTCTCCACTCGACAGCCGCATCGCACGGTACATGCCCGCAGTGTTGAACGGCATCGCGACGTTCCCTCTGCCGTCGATCGCAATCACCCCGCCATCGCCGCCGAGTTTCGCCACCTTCGCGAGCGTGGCGCGCGCCGCCTCGTCCACCGACACCCCCTGGTACTCCATCTGCGCGGCAATATCGCGCGCCACGCCGACGCGAATGAAATACTCGCCCCAGCCCGTCGCGCTCACGGCGCACGTCGTGTTGCTGGCGTAGGTCCCGGCCCCGACGATCGGCGAGTCACCGACGCGGCCGAATTTCTTGTTCGTCATTCCGCCGGTCGAGGTACCCGCCGCGAGGTTGCCGTGCCGGTCGAGCGCCGCGCAGCCGACGGTGCCGTGTTTCCTCTCTGCAGGAGCGCCGCTGGTCGGCGCCTTCCTCTCGCGCTCCGCCGCCTGTACCCGCTCGAGTTGCTTTCGCCTGAGCTTGGTTTCGAAATAACGCGCCGGCATCATCTCGTAGCCGAGTTGCCGCGCAAACACCTCCGCACCGTCGCCCGTCAGCATCACGTGGGGCGATTTCTCCATGACGTCCCGCGCCAGCAGAATGGGATTCCTGATGTGGTGTACTCCGGCGACCGCCCCAGCTGCCTGGGTCCGTCCATCCATGATCGACGCATCTAGTTCGCACCGGCCTTCGGCGTTGAGCACCGCGCCCTTGCCGGCGTTGAAGAGCGGCGAGTCCTCCAGGATCGTGATCGTGGCGACCACCGCATCAAGCGCACTGCCGCCGCGCTCGAGCACCGCATAGCCCGCGTCGCGCGCTTCGGTAAGTTTCGCGCGATACTCCGCCTCGCGCTCCGCGGACAACTCCTCGCGCCGAATCACACCCGCCCCGCCATGAACTACGAGGCCAAATCTTTCTGCTGCCGGGAGAACGGCCACCATACCCAGTCCCAGTGCTCCCGCCATGACTACGCGTTTCATGCGGCGCTGATCCTGGCCATTCCCGCTCGCGCCGCAATCGCCGCGTGCGTGGGAGCGCGGCCGCCCTCGGCCGCGTGGTTCGCCCGCGGTCTTGACCACGGCTGAGAACGGACCCGGGTGCATCCGCGTTATCCGCGGTCGTACCGATCGTGTCATGCGTCCACGCCGTCGCGCCCTGTTCTTCGAGTTTCGCGGCTTCGCGTTTTCTTGCGCCTTTTGCGCATTTTTGCGGCCATGGCTCCTCGCATGGCCGGCTCCTCCCAGGCTTCTCGTTCGTGGTTCTCACGCGTCCTGCAACGCGTGCGCCCGGCCGCCCCGATCACCGTCGGCGTCGACCTGATGCTCATGCAGCCCGGCGGAGCGAACGGCGGGGTCAAACCGCTCGTCTACTCGTTCCTCGCCGAGATCGCCCGCACGCATGGCCGCTCCTTCCGCTACGTCGTCTTCGCGCAGCCTGAGCTGGCCCCTG is part of the Opitutus terrae PB90-1 genome and harbors:
- a CDS encoding SDR family oxidoreductase — encoded protein: MKSPDYLQQLFGLSGKVAVVIGGTGELCGAMAEGLAGAGAEVVIVGRNAEKAKARIDKIAAAGGKAWFHAAEATSKAEVQGLLDAVLKKSGQVDVVVNGAGINSATPFFDISEEEFERILRVNVKGVFLGCQVFGKYLVERGQGGSIINLGSMSGVVPLSRVFTYSASKGAVHNLSLNLAREWAPHRVRVNVLVPGFFPAEQNRKVLTPDRVTAIMGHTPAKRFGEARELIGATLLLASDAAGSFITGEELIVDGGYHAMTI
- a CDS encoding tagaturonate epimerase family protein yields the protein MNPINQFLLTHNLRIAQNPCVSPDFCLDWGALSGKIVAGAPLRHWPRSRFQTAAGTWSLLEDDVTGDCAWQLEARTPGTIAGLLDGGVALDGSLAVYPATWTNLLRLKNLVQEHDAASTIFPSAAGNLGQSTLGVGARFTTLHWPAVDWAMSALDLGVTANQNSIPRELVYDVNAMLAGQLDTVPFPFIGTNVPEGHQGQSVEGMSHGCVLTKLKTGFHQRKIPWSFNADHQPIGGKFDAREDQLVTGCVLASYITFDLSPELALNQPAKLSDVPADLVQKVRARVAAVGLQLNDADFNALLTKVWPSLQKMQRRDEKYAAARAKLFTTAAGRAYLRELSIDELPGLTTPETTAIMLALCETMGMKINFVAPAFGFQKNMPYPDNAALRALIQKQWDVCKKFDASIGFHSGSGKSAENYQVMGQVTGGRLEIKTSGRYTYEMGKALFASKNAADHALWQDWYKFTVELALKGAVSTDATEQKMARSFIVDALSKSGKPTDVFASPAATRQAIEALPPSPEHMFWFEYNFLYVLAGGGKPEKSALGDHSPAGYQQRARFYSISEEGRLLFAKGIASYLIFLAENTGLATKERCAAAAKLLAGYTSLRAMLSDIAR
- the uxaC gene encoding glucuronate isomerase produces the protein MRPFIHDDFLLHTDAARDLYHSFAKAEPIFDYHCHLPQQQILENHQFADLAEIWLGGDHYKWRAMRANGVKERFCTGAATPREKFDAWVGAVPHTLRNPLYHWSHLELARYFGIFDLINQKSADKIWREANEKLATMRVHDILAANKVAVICTTDDPADSLEQHEKIKKLGIKTRVYPTFRPDKALNVGSPAAYNAWLEKLAGAAKTKIASFDDFLSALKKRHDDFHAIGGRLSDHGMENCYAEPCTATEAQAIFDAARAGRAASVADQAKFASFMMLEFGRWDAKKGWTKQLHLGALRNNNTRLLATLGPDTGFDSIGDFPQTRALSRYLDTLDSTDELPRTVLYNLNPADNYAFATMIGNFQDGSVPGKMQFGSGWWFLDQKEAMEWQMNALSNQGLLSRFVGMLTDSRSFLSYTRHEYFRRTLCNLIGAEMERGEIPNDRELVGPMVRRICFANAREYFRLELDPSFRG
- a CDS encoding isoaspartyl peptidase/L-asparaginase family protein yields the protein MKRVVMAGALGLGMVAVLPAAERFGLVVHGGAGVIRREELSAEREAEYRAKLTEARDAGYAVLERGGSALDAVVATITILEDSPLFNAGKGAVLNAEGRCELDASIMDGRTQAAGAVAGVHHIRNPILLARDVMEKSPHVMLTGDGAEVFARQLGYEMMPARYFETKLRRKQLERVQAAERERKAPTSGAPAERKHGTVGCAALDRHGNLAAGTSTGGMTNKKFGRVGDSPIVGAGTYASNTTCAVSATGWGEYFIRVGVARDIAAQMEYQGVSVDEAARATLAKVAKLGGDGGVIAIDGRGNVAMPFNTAGMYRAMRLSSGEARVEVFGESATP